The nucleotide window caaatttgaattatatttgatatttttttaattctagaaTTATTGTGACCTCACCTCAAATTTGATAAAGAATAAGGGGGGAAAACATTAGATCTTAACATATATAATAGATTTGACAATACTAGGTACTTGCATTTCATGATCATTCTGTGACGTTTATATCTACTGATTGCTGCAGCCAATATGGTCCGAAAGGGAAGCATCTATTGAATTTTTGAGCCCCAGTACCAGCAGCAGATCTTCCCAAGCGCCATTTTATCCTCAAAGAGTCTTGTCCAGAATCCTCAAGCCCCAAAAAGCTTCAAAAACTTGGACAACGCCAGTCTATTTAAACTCAACCGctgatactgatttttctttaGATGAGAGTTTGCTTAGTTCTTCTTCAGATTCTGAGGCAGAAAATGACGAGGTAATTCATGCTACCGAGAGAGGGAGCCGAAAAAATATTCCCACGAGGACTGAATTTTATATGCTAGTTGTTTTTAGTTGTTGAAATGCTAAGTAATAAAGCTGTGTCCTGTAGGAAAAGGACAAAACTGTTGCATTGTTGGAGCCTCGACAAAGCCAAATTAAGGAACAAATGCCAACTATCTTCAAACAATCAAGAGGGTACGCCAATATTTAAGACCATTCTTCGTTATGTTATTTCATGGTGTTctgcattcattttctttaacTTGGATTCTTCCTACTTGTAGTTCCCCAGATTATCCAATGGCAGACTTGGATACCCCGCTGCATGGAATTGGGAAGCATGCACATCCCAAGGACTTTGTCTGTCCAATAACAAGTTACATATTTGATGATCCAGTGACTCTTGAGACTGGTCAGACATATGAACGTAAAGCTATCGAGGAATGGTTCAATAGAGGAAACTTAACCTGTCCCATCACACGCCAGAAGCTGCAAAACACCCAGCTACCCAAAACAAATTACGTGCTCAAACGACTAATTGCGAGCTGGAAAGATCGCAACCCCCATTTGGTCCCACCATCGTATGAGATTCCGTACGAAGAAACCGAGGAAGCTGTGAAGCTAACAATCCCTTCAACTTCTCCTAATAGCGTTATAACGCAAGCCACGGTAGATGGGATGATGAGTGAGTTACGCTGTGCAATCAATAACCTTTATATGTCAGAGGTTCTCCAGGAATCTGAAATGGCCGTGCTTCAAATTGAAAAGTTCTGGAGAGGAGTGAATGTGGGAGTGGATATACATAGCATGCTATCGAAACCTGCGATAATCAATGGATTTATGGAGATCCTTTTCAATTCTGTTGAGCCCCAGGTGCTTCAAGCATCAGTTTTCCTTTTGGCGGAGATGGGGTCCAGAGACAATGCTGTTATTAAGACTCTCACACGTGTGGACTCTGACGTGGAATGTATCATGGCTCTTTTCAAGAACGGGTTGACAGAGGCTGTTGTGCTGTTGTATCTGCTAAACCCTTCCACTGTGAATCTTGCAGAGATGGCAATAGTGGAGTCTCTAATAACAGTTTTCAATAAGAAAGAGGAAGACTTGGTTAAGATGTGTTTGAAGCCCAAAACAGCTGCAGTGCTTTTACTTGCACGGATTATTGGAAGCAGTGAAGAGATAATTTCATCTTCGGTTGTCAATACCCTTTTCTCTGAAAAAGCAATAGGAACTATTGTCGGCAGTTTGGGAGCTAACTTGGCAAAGGAGAGGATTGCTGCAGTGGAGATCTTGTTGAGATGCATGGAAGAAGATGGCACTAGCAGGAACAACATTGCTGATAAAGCAGAGCTGACACCTCTTTTGGAAACCTTAATCGGTGCAACTGATGGAGATCGATTTAAGATTATTCAGTTTTTCTCTGAGTTAGTCAAATTAAATAGGtacctatctatctatctatatatatcttTCATATTCATAGTTACACTAATCAAACTAATCTACTTTTTAGTTTGTCTGATAGCTTCCTTTTGGGTTCCCTTCAGGCGGACATTCAATGAACAAATCCTCCACATTATAAAGGAAGAAGGACCTTTTAGTACAATGCAtactcttcttatttatttgcaGACAGCCCTTCAAGATCAATGTCCAGTTATGGCTGGCCTCTTACTCCAACTCGATCTTCTGGTGTGAAACTTTGATGCTCCCTGAATATTGAATATAAGAACTAGTTGTATGATTTCTTGTTACAGTATCTTTGAATTACAGCCTTTAATTCACAAATGATAAAAATCTGTTTTACAAGTAATGGTGGCATAATTTTCATCATGATATTTTTAGGTTGAGCCAAGAAAAATGAGCATATACCGGGAAGAGGCTATGGATACTCTTATTTCATGCCTGAGAAACGCAGATTTCCCCGTTACCCAATTAGCAGCTGCTGATACAGTTATTTCACTGCAAGGGAGTTTTGACTTCTCTGGAAACCCTCTAACCAGAGAAGTCCTTCTTAAACGTGCAGGTATCGAGAAAAGTTCCAGAAGTCTTGTACAGGTGAATCAGATCAGCAACTTCAGCCCAGAAATAGATATAACTCCAGTAAAGTCCTTCGAAACTCTTCCTGCATTTTGACTTTGTGGATTCTGCTTGCCAAATATTCTCTCTGAtaccttattttttgtttggcatCAACAGGAAGAAGAGAAGGCAGCTGATGATTGGGAAAGAAGAATTGCATCTGTTCTAGTTAGCCATGAGTTTGGCACTCTTTTCGAGGCTTTAGCAGATGGCATGAAGAGCCGAAATCCAGAACTACGATCAGCATGCTTTATATCAGCTACATGGCTCATATACATGTTGACCATTCTACCAGATACAGGGATACAAGTAGCAGCTCGAGCCTGCTTGCTGAAGCAGTTCATAGCTAAATTAAATTCTACTAAGGATGTAGAAGACAGAATCCTTTCTATGCTTGCTCTCAATAGCTTTCTTCATTTCTCTGGTAAGTTTCACAAATGCAGCCATTGATTACAAGTTACAATATTTCAAAAATCTGGTACAGCTAGATAATGACAAACATAAATATTGTCTAAGAAGGAATAGCTTCCGATCAGCAGTTCTTGAAGCATGATAAACTACTCAATACAGAATTCAACATTTATTTAGATCAGATACTATCTATATTTGTATTGGCTTCGTTATTAGTCTGTGAGACTTTCTTAAGATTTATATGTTCAAGTTCATGCATGTCATTGTTatacaaaatagaaaattgGTGATCATACATTATATCGTGAATTTCAGACGGCTTAGGTGATCTAACTTCCTACACTAAGGATATCATAAAAGGGTTGAGAGAGCTAAAGAGATCCTATCCTCTAGCAACTAAAATGCTAAAGGTTCTGGTTGAAGAAAATGAATCTAAAGCGGTAAGTTTGTTGTATTCTTATACCATTTTCTAGTATAGGCATGGTAGATGATTGAAAGTTCTTGAATGGAACAGGACATTTGGATACATACACAGCTCATAAAAGAAGACTGTAGCGAGAATGGAGAGGTTCTGTCTGTCATTTGCtttaaggataaatttttttctgGACATACAGATGGCACTATTAAGGTAATTAGAGTTGCAACTTTACATGCTTGTATACTCTAGTGAATATTGAATTTAAGTCTGAACGAAAATATCTATAGTAGTTGAAATATTTGTTCCTTAGAATtacaggaaaaataaatcattacaTTATTGAACTATCGATTTATGCAATTACCATAAAAGAGAATGACGTGAAGCTAGACCTAAATACGTAAATATATAACACAAAATGGAGTGGACTTTATGGCGTGTTTTATGCCACATGCTTTGAATAGCTGGAAAAAGGGCAAGTCATGCTTGATCATTGGCAAAAAAAAGTTTGGTCTTGGCTGCAAATGACAGCTATATATATCGTAACATGAACTAACAGGAAAATACTTTGTAAATTCTGAAGGTCTGGACATTAAAGGATAACTTATTCTATCTGTTGCAAGAGATCCAAGAACATACTAAGGCTGTGACAAACTTGGTGATTTTAGAATCTGATGACAGACTATACAGTGGTTCACTTGACCGAACTGCAAAGGTAGAATTTTCTGCAGTTATTCTAACCTTAATATTGGGCTGCCTCTGCCTGCTAACAAAGGTTTATTAAAGAACAGGTCTGGTCTATTGGAAAGGCAGCAATACATTGTGTGCAGGTGCATGATATGAAGGACCAGATTCATAATTTAGTTGTAACCAATAGCTTAGCTTGTTTCATTCCGCAGGGGACTGGTGTCAAGGTACTCTTAAACTATGAAAAGTGTTCTCCTTTAAATGGTGTTGGCTCACTTCTTTTATGCAGGCTAGAGTGTAAAATAACACTAGTCTCCTTATTATGAATGTCTCTCTGTCACACTTACTTGTACACACAAACATTATTCTTGATACATTGCTCTGAGCTGTGTTGCCGTTcactttattttcttcctttctgaTTATGTCTTTTGACAACAAAATCCCTAGGTGGGATCTTTACAGGCCATTTTTTGTAACAGATTCTGTTACTGCTTTGCCCTTAGTACTGAAAATGCTTTACAATTActtcatacatacatacatatatactacAATAAGTAACATTGCTTTCTACTGAAATTAGTTTGCTCTCTTATCAGGTTCAGTCATTGAATGGAGAATCAAAGTTGTTAAATTCTAGTAAATATGTGAAGTGCTTGGCTCATGTTCATGGGAAATTATACTGTGGATGCCATGACAGTAGTGTTCAGGTATCAAGTTTTAGCAAGTGTAAGACAGTCTAATGTGATGCTATATCAACATTCTTGCAATATTATTCTCATGATATTTCAGGAGATACATTTGGCCACTGGAACAGTTAACACTATTCAAAGTGGTTATAAAAGATTACTTGGGAAAGCAAATCCTATTCGTGCACTGCAAATTCATGGTGAACTTGTATATGCAGCTGGCTCTAACTTGGATGGATCCGCTATAAAGGTATCTCAGACACgtatatataaagattaaaaatagttaCAGTTCTTGCTAGAAACATTGGGTTTCATGATTTTTTGAATTCCCAAGCACAGAAAATCTTTGAGCAACTTGATGTTAATTTTAAGGGTGTCATACTAGCTAACTAACTGTTGCATATATAAATGTCAAGATATGGAACAATTCCAATTACAGTATGGTTGGATCTCTACAAACTGGATCTGATGTGCGGGCCATGGCAGTGAGCTCAGAATTGATTTATTTGGGGTGCAAAGGAGGTACATTGGAAATTTGGGATAAGAAAAAACACAATAGAGTTGACACGTTGCAAATGGGTACGAATTGTAGGGTTAATTGCATGGCTCTAGACGGCAATGGAGAAGTTTTGGTAATTGGAACTTCAGATGGACAGATTCAGGTGCCTTTTTCatttattcaattaataaacctcttgtttgtattttaattccaAAATAATTAACGATGGGAATTGTGCTCTGGGTCTACTTATTAGCTTCAAGTTTTTGCATTTTCATGTCATCTATACACCATGTAGCATTTGTACTTTTCCAAATCAGATATATAAACGAAACTGTAATTATAGACGTTTCCATTAACAGTTACTGAATCTATGGTTAACTGCAGGCTTGGGGAATGAATTAAAAGAAGATGCTGAAAGTGCAGCGGTACAGGAAGACATAGATGAAACTTACCTTGACATTTGACAATATTACATTCATTAAACCTTAAaaatactttcattttttaggTTCCTTGTGAGCTGTATATAGCTCAAACTTTATACATCCAAGTGCCTTGTACATAGATTAACTCGTACATATATTGCTATATCATATGCATGAGattgtctttttaatttttatgcattcttcgtttttatttctttatttttttccttttcttttttttgtttaaggaTGTTTGGATGGGGACTTTAGTAGGGAAGGAAGATGAGgatgattttttgtattttgaataAACATTCTGCTTATatgagaaattaaagaaaaatctacatttttaataataaatactatGCAATAATTTTCCATCTGTTCACAATATAAAGTTGTagcattcaaattcaaatgtaacattttttctctcttcaaatTCACGTGTCATATTTTGTAAGGAAATTTGAGTAAAAAGACATTTAAtgaagttattttaataaatagtatatttataaaaacatcACTTCCCTGAAGATTGAATGTGAACAACATCACTTCTCTGAGGACCAAGGGAGCACAAACGTGAGAATCCACACATCCTTCTTGAATAAACTTAATGGCGAATTTCGAATCTGACTACACAAGAAAGTTAGAGAAACCTCTATCAGTCGCAAGCTTGATTCCAATAGCAATGGCCCCGAGTTCCGCAAGATTGACCAAGAAAGCTAACATGACAAGACCATTGTGCGAAATGGAGACATCGCAGATCAACTTAAAACTGTTCTCTGGAGGAGCTTCCCAACAGATGGAGGAGTGTTTCAGTCAatcaaaaaatcattataatacACAAACTGAAACTTCTCTCATCTGCACTAATTCACTAATTAATATGTATTATTATTGCTTGAATCAATCAAAACCGAAATATCAACAAAACtctaatttctgttaaaaacaGGGATCTCCAAACTCTAATACTTATTtagaattatttcattttataaatgatttgtttagataaattaatttaaatgtctAGCATTTCAAATTCTTAGTTTTAATGGGATAATTCTATACCTCAGTAtgcaacattttatttttaaattcatatttttccaAGAGTATGAAAATAAATACAGATTTCTTTTCTTAAACTGTGACaaaatggaaatttattttttattatattcatcaatcaagatgaaaatcatataaatcatatatttttttaaaaaaagttttcataatagtttttcaaaaataaaaaaaattatttgataacatTCTTTTGTTGCCACCACAGTTATTGTCGTGTCTTGTTACCAATACCACACCGTCGTTCTCTCTCCTTCGCATGTGACACCACTATTAGCGTCTTTCTCTCTCACTCCTTATTAGCATGTGACATCGTTGCCACCTTCATTCTTTCTTGTGACCACGTGTGACATCATTGTTACCAtcgttttttctctctttcgtgCATGACACTACATCATcgtcattttctctctctcccaaGTGTGGAGTCACAAGACAACGAGAGTGAGAATTAGCGAGAACAtctctaaataaaatttaaattttttattttttgagaatattttaaattcctctaatttaatataattaaattacccAATAAAAATACTAGCATTTGAATTtccttttaaatgttttatacaCACTAGTcatttcactcaaaaaaatttaagttttgtttacaaaataaattattcgaTTTAAATATCTCATCCAAATACATGATAAAAGAATTTTTGAAGTaactctaattttattttatagaaataaaGGTAGTGATATAAGTATAGGTATAATTCCATTcaattcaaacaaataaaattataatcacTGTGCAGCAATATCAAAACGTTATTTTAACGCTAATTCAAACATAATCAGaaggtgaattttttttttcttctgttgtGA belongs to Glycine soja cultivar W05 chromosome 5, ASM419377v2, whole genome shotgun sequence and includes:
- the LOC114413572 gene encoding putative E3 ubiquitin-protein ligase LIN-1 produces the protein MARAKQGSHWSFQKLPSESSNSGKLNPITVTSYSYTPRTDQSFTHSPATMTTVTVTTRAQILRHTAAFTSSVLSQSELRRRLIATLLRDTPLSDQKHLNLAADTLESAISFSSPPTRSSSLSLAEKLLLPLPDFPLSSLLLSLIHALRSRPTESAVSLLRIFHSNNNASLARSEIAPALYECLFSLHLFPVFRWFDDQRTRILSSSRNDDDYIYSVTSEEYSVLLPCAKVLSKMSEEQAAKLREVEREYEDVLNQNCMVLAEYFKEVLVNENGDAAVVSPPSLVLKSAAEDGHGGGEIRKEEMMQMNVLENGRYNNPIWSEREASIEFLSPSTSSRSSQAPFYPQRVLSRILKPQKASKTWTTPVYLNSTADTDFSLDESLLSSSSDSEAENDEEKDKTVALLEPRQSQIKEQMPTIFKQSRGSPDYPMADLDTPLHGIGKHAHPKDFVCPITSYIFDDPVTLETGQTYERKAIEEWFNRGNLTCPITRQKLQNTQLPKTNYVLKRLIASWKDRNPHLVPPSYEIPYEETEEAVKLTIPSTSPNSVITQATVDGMMSELRCAINNLYMSEVLQESEMAVLQIEKFWRGVNVGVDIHSMLSKPAIINGFMEILFNSVEPQVLQASVFLLAEMGSRDNAVIKTLTRVDSDVECIMALFKNGLTEAVVLLYLLNPSTVNLAEMAIVESLITVFNKKEEDLVKMCLKPKTAAVLLLARIIGSSEEIISSSVVNTLFSEKAIGTIVGSLGANLAKERIAAVEILLRCMEEDGTSRNNIADKAELTPLLETLIGATDGDRFKIIQFFSELVKLNRRTFNEQILHIIKEEGPFSTMHTLLIYLQTALQDQCPVMAGLLLQLDLLVEPRKMSIYREEAMDTLISCLRNADFPVTQLAAADTVISLQGSFDFSGNPLTREVLLKRAGIEKSSRSLVQVNQISNFSPEIDITPEEEKAADDWERRIASVLVSHEFGTLFEALADGMKSRNPELRSACFISATWLIYMLTILPDTGIQVAARACLLKQFIAKLNSTKDVEDRILSMLALNSFLHFSDGLGDLTSYTKDIIKGLRELKRSYPLATKMLKVLVEENESKADIWIHTQLIKEDCSENGEVLSVICFKDKFFSGHTDGTIKVWTLKDNLFYLLQEIQEHTKAVTNLVILESDDRLYSGSLDRTAKVWSIGKAAIHCVQVHDMKDQIHNLVVTNSLACFIPQGTGVKVQSLNGESKLLNSSKYVKCLAHVHGKLYCGCHDSSVQEIHLATGTVNTIQSGYKRLLGKANPIRALQIHGELVYAAGSNLDGSAIKIWNNSNYSMVGSLQTGSDVRAMAVSSELIYLGCKGGTLEIWDKKKHNRVDTLQMGTNCRVNCMALDGNGEVLVIGTSDGQIQAWGMN